The segment ACAAACAGAAAAGATGCAGCTGGCATGGTATCATAGAAAGCTTGATAAACCATTAACGCCTGAAGAGGAGGAAAAAATAATCACATGTTATGTCCCTAAAAAAAATAGCAAAAGATAATTAATTACTCATTACTAATATAATAATAAGAAAAGAAAAGTAAAAAATAAAATAATTATTTTAAATTAACTTAATATATAGGAGATTATAATTTGTACGACGCAGAAGTATTAGTTGTAGGATGTGGAAACGTATTATTTAAGGATGATGGATTTGGACCACTAACAGTACAGCAGATAGAAGAAAATGAGAAGAACAGACCTTTGCCAAGTAATGTCATGACGATAGATGCGGGAACAAGTGCACCTCATTATCTATTTAGTCTGCCGAATCCAATGTGGAAAAAGATAATCATACTTGACATTGCAGATTTTGAAGGAAATGCCGGAGACATTAAAAAATTATCCAAGGAAGACGTGCCTGTAGGCAAATATCAGGATCCCCACTCATTATCAGTAGTAGACCCTCTTGATGACTTGGAAGAGGTAGAAATAGTTATCATAGCATGTAAACCTGAAAGAATATCATCACCATTTGTCGAGTATGGATTAACCGAAAGTGTTGAAAAGGCAATACCTAAGGCCATTGACATGGTATATGAAGAAGTAATTATATAATCTTCTTCCGAAGCTATTTTTTTAGAATTTTTTGATTATTGTCATATCGTATATTTTTTCAATTATTTCTGAGAGTGTGCAACAATTATGGCTATACAACCTATTTTTTTCATGTTTTAAGTTATCTATTCTGGCACTATCGATATTTCATTTCTACTTTTGTATAGTTTTTAACTATTTCCGACATTTTATCGTATATTTGTTTTAAAAAAGCATTTATTCTCATCAAGCAAGGTCCTATTCGTTATTTTAAGCTTTTTATTGCAACTTCTTGATTGATATTGCTGTTATTAAATTCTATATATTTTCCCGTAATCTTTTGTTTATGTTTATTTTTACAGCCGATAGAAAATGCTATCATATATGAGGGATATACTAATACATAGAACATTAACAAATAATCAAGGTGTAATCAAATGGATATAAATACAATAACTCCCGTAATAACTCAATTTAATAATTTTATCGATTCATTAATTGAAGATTTCAAACAATATAATCTTGATGAAGAAACACTGGCATTTTTAGTGGGAAAGACAAGAAACTTCATCAGTTTTTCCGAGTTAACCTTACTTAACGTGATTTTCGGTATTTTGGATAAATTGGAAGCTGCAGGCTTTGACTTCAATGATGAGATTCAGGCGGCAAGAAATATAATTAACCAAATATTTGAAAACATAAACAATTCGTTGGACATCATATTGCCTGAAGAAGAAGAACAGGAGGGGCATGTTCACGATCATGGCCATCATCATCACCACCATCATCATATAGATGTTGAAGCAATACAGGAAGATGTTGACAAGATAATTGCCAACTTGGAAGTATTGAAGAATCTAATCGGTGATATAGCAAATATGGTGCTGCTGACATTAAAATATCAGGCTAAAGAAATCGATGAAATATTATTCAAAAAGGAATATGAATGCTTTAAGGATGATATGAAAAACTTCACAGAAGAGTTTGAAAAAGAGGAATAATCATTAAACCCCTTATCATCTTTTAAAAGTAATAAAACTTATTTTTTTTAATTATTTTTTCTCTACATTTTTTCTTTGAAAGTTATTGTATAACTTCGTAAACAAGTCGGGATTAAAAGTGTTTTTTTCATTTTCATAATCATT is part of the Methanosphaera sp. BMS genome and harbors:
- the frhD gene encoding coenzyme F420-reducing hydrogenase, FrhD protein gives rise to the protein MYDAEVLVVGCGNVLFKDDGFGPLTVQQIEENEKNRPLPSNVMTIDAGTSAPHYLFSLPNPMWKKIIILDIADFEGNAGDIKKLSKEDVPVGKYQDPHSLSVVDPLDDLEEVEIVIIACKPERISSPFVEYGLTESVEKAIPKAIDMVYEEVII